The Pedosphaera parvula Ellin514 region CCTTCTTTGGCCTGCTGGCCTGACGCAGGGCCCGCCGCCCGAGGGCATGACTGTTATCCAGGATCCCGTTTATGGCTGGGCAGAGGTAATCAAACGCTGTCATTTGCCACATGGATTCATTGGCTTGCTCATTGCCGTCGAGGTGGCCGCCTACACTTCCACACTCAGCGCATTGATCAACTGGGGCGGCAGCTTTGTCATCAATGATCTTTATAGGCCACTGGACCCTCATGCCACGCCCAAGCGCGAAATTTGGGTCAGCCGCCTCACCACGCTGGTCCTCTTCGCGGCGGCAAGCGCGGTGGCCATTCTTTTCGTCAAACAAATGCTGGGTTGGTTTATCTTCATCAATTCCGCGATGGTTATTTTCCTTCTACCGCTGGCGTTTTTCCGTTTCTTCTGGTGGCGCTTCAATGTTTGGGGGGAATTGGCAGCCATTATTCTAGGACTGCCGTTGTCTCTTTTGATTTGGTTCAAATTTGATTTTCAGGACGCATCCAAGCACCCGATCTGGCAGGGACTCAGCCTGCTCTTTGGGCTCAGCTTTGTGATATTAATCATTACCACCCTGCTCACGCCTGCAGAGTCGTTTGAGACGCTCGCCAAATTTTATGAGCGTTGTCGCCCGCCGGGATTCTGGGGGCCAATCCGTAATCGCATCGGTTTGACTGCGACGACACAGCCGCTTTTCCGGGGGGTGGTTTTGAATTGCCTTCTGGGCATCCTGTCCTGTTTAGGCCTGGTGTTGGCGACCAATGCTATTTTTGTAGGCGATTGGTCCAGGATGGTTGGGGGAATTCTCTCGGCCTGTCTATTGGGAGGGTGGCTGGTACACCGGATGTTCCAGCCCGAAGCGGAAGCTAGAGAGACAAAAACAGTTGAACTGGAGAAGACGCTAAACAAGGCGCCCACGTCTGAAGTGCCGTGATAATCGACAGTATTCAGAAATCAAGAAGCGAGCAATTATACTTGTGTGCATTCAAAAACTGAAATTGAAGAGTGTGGTGTTGGTTGTGAGCTCCCTCCTTGCGGTCGTTGATATTACCAACGCGGCACCCTTATTTGAAGGGTGCGGAACTAATTTCCAGGGTGGCGGCCGCGCTTTGTTTGGTTCAAGTTTCCATGCGCGTCAGGGCGTTAACATGGT contains the following coding sequences:
- a CDS encoding sodium:solute symporter family transporter, with the protein product MTGLDWAVVALVIVLSMVAGMGVMRLSSRNGAISYFTGDRNLPWWAIAISNTATYQSGSGAFVMLVLTYGLAANWLWWSCWIIWMPLVAIIWAPMWRRMRIMTTAELITLRYGGRPAQFARKIYAIVCCFGFSVLLIGYITGFFARTIAPLVQMSELQILLIFGGTTAIYTMFGGLMGVVVTEILHFGILMVGCTVFMFMAVAQHGGWSHLLAHIAMVRPEALAQTPPVVSSSPSNSIGLLTILILVLQGIFFAGSPTAGEGSTAQRFMAARNERHAMAGQLFNCFLALTFRILPLIGIGLVALSLLWPAGLTQGPPPEGMTVIQDPVYGWAEVIKRCHLPHGFIGLLIAVEVAAYTSTLSALINWGGSFVINDLYRPLDPHATPKREIWVSRLTTLVLFAAASAVAILFVKQMLGWFIFINSAMVIFLLPLAFFRFFWWRFNVWGELAAIILGLPLSLLIWFKFDFQDASKHPIWQGLSLLFGLSFVILIITTLLTPAESFETLAKFYERCRPPGFWGPIRNRIGLTATTQPLFRGVVLNCLLGILSCLGLVLATNAIFVGDWSRMVGGILSACLLGGWLVHRMFQPEAEARETKTVELEKTLNKAPTSEVP